The following are encoded together in the Methanosarcina flavescens genome:
- a CDS encoding ATP-binding protein — translation MKIVIASGKGGTGKTTVSLNLALALSDVQLFDCDVEEPNCNLFLGFELEKVEDVVCSVPVINQEKCNICRQCSDFCRYNALAALPDRVLFFPSLCHGCGGCTILCPEKAIQESQRSLGVIEKAKGESYPEFYRGLLNIGETMTSTVIKTLKKHIDDRKIAILDAPPGTACPVVTSIEGMNYCVLVTESTPFGFYDLRLAVDVVRAIKVPFGVIINRYGLGDSRVEEYCKAEGIPVLLKIPNDRKIAELYSKGIPFVREMPEWNERFLGVFEAIKFQLAGKEEAGI, via the coding sequence GTTTCCTTAAATCTTGCCCTCGCTCTTTCAGATGTACAGCTTTTTGACTGTGATGTTGAAGAGCCTAACTGTAATCTTTTCCTTGGCTTTGAGCTTGAGAAAGTGGAAGATGTCGTCTGCTCGGTGCCTGTAATAAATCAGGAAAAATGTAACATCTGCAGGCAGTGTTCTGACTTTTGCCGTTATAACGCCCTTGCTGCACTACCTGACAGAGTTCTGTTTTTCCCTTCCCTCTGCCACGGATGTGGGGGATGTACTATCCTCTGTCCGGAAAAAGCAATCCAGGAATCCCAGAGATCACTTGGAGTGATCGAAAAGGCAAAAGGAGAGAGTTATCCGGAGTTTTACAGGGGACTTTTGAATATCGGGGAAACAATGACATCGACTGTTATCAAAACACTCAAGAAACATATTGATGACCGGAAGATTGCAATTCTTGATGCGCCGCCTGGAACTGCCTGCCCAGTAGTCACCTCTATTGAAGGCATGAATTACTGTGTGCTTGTGACGGAATCAACCCCATTCGGTTTCTATGACCTCAGGCTTGCAGTAGATGTTGTAAGAGCAATTAAAGTTCCCTTTGGAGTTATCATTAACCGCTATGGGTTAGGAGACTCAAGGGTTGAGGAATACTGCAAAGCCGAAGGAATTCCTGTTCTCCTCAAGATCCCAAATGATCGAAAGATTGCAGAGCTCTATTCTAAAGGCATTCCTTTTGTTCGAGAGATGCCTGAATGGAATGAGAGGTTTCTTGGCGTGTTCGAGGCAATAAAATTTCAGCTTGCAGGTAAGGAGGAAGCGGGAATATGA
- a CDS encoding nucleotide-binding protein, which produces MIQLTVISGKGGTGKTTLTAAFASLAGSAVIADCDVDAADMHLILEPRILEKEDYCGLEVSLIDPELCTKCGVCRESCRYGAINKDFRIDPYKCEGCTVCSIVCPERAISMEKRISGQAFYSETRLGPMAYARLDIGEETSGKLVSVVRSNAKKLAEKFHKNLIIIDGPPGTGCSAIAAITGTDLVVVIVEPTVSGIHDMKRVLELAAHFMIPAFVCINKYDINEENTRRIEEFCTNTGIQVLGRLPYNDIATKAMLHKQTVIEYAKNNEYANEYANVSEFANQIRKIWVKVEETLVDLQGKQEEIIHLEMRNL; this is translated from the coding sequence ATGATACAGCTCACTGTGATCAGCGGAAAGGGGGGGACTGGAAAGACAACCCTTACGGCAGCCTTTGCCTCGCTTGCAGGAAGTGCCGTTATTGCAGATTGCGACGTGGATGCAGCCGACATGCATCTTATTCTGGAGCCCAGGATTCTTGAAAAAGAAGACTACTGCGGTCTTGAGGTTTCTCTGATTGATCCGGAACTCTGTACTAAATGCGGAGTATGCAGAGAATCTTGCAGGTATGGGGCTATAAATAAAGACTTTAGAATCGACCCTTACAAATGTGAAGGCTGCACAGTCTGCAGTATTGTTTGTCCTGAGAGAGCAATTTCCATGGAAAAAAGAATCTCAGGTCAGGCTTTTTACTCCGAAACCCGTCTTGGACCAATGGCTTATGCAAGGCTCGATATAGGGGAAGAGACAAGTGGAAAACTTGTAAGCGTAGTTCGAAGCAACGCAAAGAAACTTGCGGAGAAGTTCCATAAGAATTTGATTATTATTGATGGACCTCCCGGAACAGGTTGCTCAGCTATTGCAGCTATTACAGGGACAGACCTGGTTGTGGTGATAGTCGAACCAACGGTTTCCGGAATCCATGATATGAAAAGAGTCCTTGAACTTGCTGCACATTTCATGATCCCGGCTTTTGTCTGCATCAATAAATATGATATAAATGAAGAGAATACCCGCCGGATCGAAGAATTCTGTACCAATACTGGTATTCAGGTACTTGGCAGGCTTCCATATAATGACATTGCAACAAAGGCTATGCTTCATAAGCAAACCGTAATAGAATATGCTAAAAATAATGAGTATGCAAATGAGTACGCAAATGTAAGCGAGTTTGCAAACCA